The following proteins are encoded in a genomic region of Drosophila willistoni isolate 14030-0811.24 chromosome 2L unlocalized genomic scaffold, UCI_dwil_1.1 Seg196, whole genome shotgun sequence:
- the LOC6640413 gene encoding integrator complex subunit 1, with translation MERSKSSGSNRGQKKVPLGGELFALGTKSVRDDSKSKILPIKTTITASSDRKREASSSIANPSKRVRVSSLKESGTDISSGSVHELWEQMAVDCDMPNLVEGIYTAIEQNDNDYAVRLICGVVKHLSTSTSSSNSSRSKLDNVAILALLYVAKVQPHFFASDIIACALLSFLRREANVKMRYNINLHILFANLLARGFAETSQWPELLLRTYIEDAVNERFWADNEFCSPLVKNICAAFKTRIPHVSLLRWDANTASGSGTATGQGSSLRDRESVTIDDDSGDNSTQSLDASPLHAGELESVADSMCSAKPRFTDSTVQKLVSDAIRDQLNKRQQQDNYTRNFLKFLCSTSGIPEVRCLSISRLELWIHNGKLVKFAQQLLSYICFNIKGRSTQDNEVLLVLVKMRLKTKPLINHYMSCLKEMILLQPEILSTVMKLVVQNELSNTRNPNNMGMLATMFQTLPDQSAVTLAEIYQEFLLQRDDCLRTLRVFLRELVRMLRFDVNLVKFSKTFLSEREDLTPQVEQFDFKERIFHSMVDIVCLCMFLSATPQAREASLSLKTNRDVKNNQALLKLYNQMSQIQLDTVSWMYETVPTVFKIPAIEYHQALHKLLLLDSPEQYSRCDQWPSEPERGAILRIISETPIHEETLLRIILIGITKDIPFSIANTFDVLLMVIKRVSGMKANNFPAVQANKFDIIDFLFSMSEYHHPENIRLPSDYEPPKLAIIAFYWKAWLILLMISAHNPSTFGAFCWDHYPTMKMLIEICITNQFSTPTTHKDELQTITVERDHILQFETHLAAQTSPHAVITEENAILITQLMLMDPMGKPRKVPNMVLDQLKFLNQTYKLGHLFCRCRKPDLLLDIIQRQGTTQSMPWLSDLVQNSEGDFSHLPVQCLCEFLLFNAHAINEENSRDAELVNFLRNLIYDASLNHQIVCEVLDYIFRRLSSTVKQSRVAALSGVKILFKHSGEFENEWLLKSIQQIPHFMEVKPFIIPQLRAACQVENCPELIMAYIQFITAHTLNDPVNEMLDHVIDMAQLIVERSTMFQHIIISQEEYEISPDENRIQTLKCLFVMFNNYIIKLREYHEPYEWTEYPDLLMVQFEDGVQLPLHINIIHAFIILLTYSNSNMPESIPILDYWFPQGRPPPVAFLPSMPQEQMQLLPDWLKLKMIRSSVDRLIEAALNDLNPDQIVLFVQNFGTPVNSMSKLLAMLDTAVLEQFDLVKNAILNKAYLAQLIEIQQSRGAKNGHYTVQALDLHSHSQTVPDLPKIDVQILENVEIDDYDTGSAGTKDSDSRRKEIVKNVLTKTDQTIVSRSEYSNLVHNLLDVVVDPRHAKHGLLASVTEIVSQSPSPSDRKSGHDHGKPFKMSQRACTFFRTFLSCKLNVDKYGSIESAFRKHFNISKQNHANLDSLYTELYLDSLIYMLRSSKQIHIPTFKAHNSFAERKRIIKKIIQGFDHINGQNIKSEEDSNQQLFHNGLFIDWLAEADPEIVSTQLLKERFLFSKSCSEFRFYLLSLINHQTNWTTIERIAENLFQEFHGDYDYTTVLNYFEALTTNPKLWKGREKYMSKNVDTEAFFLLEPSELKPFAHFILHEGVSEIKANSSTNYDFKLCSRMNLLFKLTEKRKGHMVQIVEYVENSSVSESLKLQVLQQLYIMYPRIKFLTQSKAGEQTYKLQTLKGCQADKVSNNLITCLGSLVAKKDFETLSTDTELLLRKLAASHPLLFLRQLSVLSSVMQGRAQNSMKALREEHHFHRFIQILRTLELLQPTIFEDAYKTDVQTTLSCYFTFFKHHSSVKEAIQMLSKFVQLLQSYINYNPVSALSFIEQYVGILMELAAKYTSLEKLQVLVQAVALLQHKSNAPYELDDEEVKYEYDLDEHVETKPPINIKPDVEAVEANSNAVPVDVGARGSGSAANLTIGSYSRLNYNDISPHFLDLIKIIKQSDAEDVVLGPLQELECLTSKRFVFINELFERLLSLIFSPSAQIRSIAFIILIRHLKHNPGNSDINLCTLNAYMQCLRDDNSSVAATAIDNLPEISVLLQEHAIEILSVAFSLGLKSCLNTGFQIRKVLQTLVVQHGY, from the exons ATGGAGCGCTCCAAAAGTAGCGGCTCAAATAGGGGCCAAAAGAAAGTGCCGCTTGGTGGCGAACTCTTTGCACTGGGCACAAAAAGTGTTCGCGATGAttcaaaatccaaaattttgCCCATTAAGACAACAATAACGGCTTCGTCGGATAGAAAGCGAGAAGCCTCATCCTCCATTGCTAATCCCAGTAAGCGCGTGAGGGTCAGCAGCCTGAAGGAATCCGGCACAGACATCAGCAGCGGAAGCGTACACGAGTTATGGGAGCAGATGGCTGTCGATTGTGATATGCCCAATTTAGTTGAGGGCATTTACACGGCCATCGAACAGAACGACAACGATTATGCTGTTCGACTAATCTGTGGAGTCGTCAAACACCTGTCAACCTCAACATCGTCATCGAATTCCTCTAGATCGAAGCTGGACAATGTCGCCATCCTGGCCCTCTTATATGTGGCAAAGGTGCAGCCGCATTTCTTCGCCAGCGATATTATTGCATGCGCTCTGTTATCTTTCCTAAGACGGGAGGCGAATGTCAAAATGCGCTACAACATTAATCTGCATATTTTATTCGCAAATCTGCTGGCCAGAGGATTCGCAGAAACATCACAGTGGCCAGAATTGCTGCTTCGCACGTACATCGAGGATGCTGTAAATGAAAGATTCTGGGCAGACAACGAGTTTTGCTCTCCATTGGTTAAAAATATTTGCGCCGCGTTCAAGACTAGAATTCCTCATGTTAGTCTTCTTCGTTGGGATGCAAACACGGCATCTGGCTCTGGCACTGCAACTGGCCAGGGCTCCTCCCTCAGGGACAGAGAGAGTGTAACCATTGATGACGACTCGGGAGACAATTCCACACAAAGCCTCGATGCCAGTCCATTGCATGCCGGTGAACTAGAATCAGTTGCTGATTCCATGTGCTCTGCCAAGCCTAGATTTACAGACAGCACGGTGCAAAAGCTAGTCAGTGATGCCATTCGAGATCAGTTGAATAAACGCCAACAGCAGGATAATTACACCagaaattttcttaaattcttaTGCAGCACTTCGGGCATTCCCGAAGTTCGTTGCCTCAGCATCTCGCGCCTCGAACTATGGATCCACAATGGAAAACTTGTAAAGTTCGCCCAACAATTGCTCTCCTACATATGCTTCAACATCAAGGGAAGGAGTACTCAGGACAATGAAGTGCTCTTAGTGTTGGTAAAAATGCGCTTGAAGACCAAACCACTGATAAATCATTATATGTCGTGCCTAAAGGAGATGATCTTGTTGCAGCCAGAGATTCTGAGCACGGTAATGAAACTTGTTGTTCAAAATGAACTCTCAAATACCAGAAATCCTAATAATATGGGAATGTTGG CTACAATGTTTCAAACTTTGCCTGATCAGTCTGCTGTAACTCTTGCGGAAATTTATCAAGAATTTCTTTTACAACGTGATGATTGCCTAAGAACTTTGCGTGTTTTCCTAAGAGAACTCGTGCGAATGTTACGATTTGATGTGAACCTCGTGAAATTtagcaaaacatttttaagcGAGCGAGAAGATTTAACACCTCAAGTGGAGCAATTTGATTTCAAGGAACGAATATTTCATTCAATGGTTGATATTGTTTGCCTCTGCATGTTCCTATCAGCCACTCCGCAGGCACGTGAAGCGAGCTTGTCGCTGAAAACCAATCGCGATGTAAAAAACAATCAAGCTCTCTTGAAACTCTACAACCAAATGTCACAGATTCAATTGGATACGGTCTCATGGATGTACGAGACTGTGCCAACTGTATTCAAAATTCCAGCGATTGAATATCATCAGGCTCTGCATAAATTACTTTTATTGGATAGTCCAGAGCAATATTCACGGTGCGATCAATGGCCATCGGAGCCTGAGCGAGGAGCTATATTAAGAATTATCTCCGAGACGCCAATTCATGAGGAGACTTTGCTGCGTATTATATTAATTGGAATCACCAAGGATATTCCCTTTTCGATTGCCAATACATTTGATGTACTTTTAATGGTCATAAAGCGAGTTTCTGGAATGAAGGCGAACAATTTTCCAGCAGTGCAAGCAAATAAGTTTGATATAATTGATTTCCTATTCAGCATGTCGGAATACCATCATCCGGAAAACATTCGTCTTCCATCCGATTATGAACCACCTAAACTTGCTATAATAGCATTTTACTGGAAGGCTTGGCTTATTCTCCTAATGATATCGGCTCACAATCCATCAACATTTGGGGCTTTCTGTTGGGATCATTATCCCACAATGAAAATGCTGATAGAAATATGTATTACCAATCAGTTCAGCACCCCTACAACGCATAAGGATGAATTGCAG ACAATAACTGTAGAACGCGATCATATACTGCAATTTGAAACCCATTTGGCAGCTCAAACCTCTCCGCATGCTGTTATTACCGAGGAGAATGCCATTCTAATTACCCAGCTTATGCTAATGGATCCCATGGGGAAACCTCGAAAAGTACCAAATATGGTATTAGATCAACTAAAGTTTCTTAATCAAACTTATAAGTTGGGTCACTTGTTTTGTCGGTGTAGGAAACCAGATTTGCTTCTAGACATAATACAAAGGCAAGGTACTACACAATCCATGCCCTGGTTGTCCGATCTTGTACAGAATAGTGAAGGCGACTTTAGTCATCTGCCAGTTCAATGTCTATGCGAATTTCTATTATTCAATGCGCACGCCATAAACGAAGAGAATAGTCGCGATGCTGAGTTAGTGAATTTCCTACGTAATCTTATATACGACGCGAGTCTTAATCATCAAATTGTTTGCGAGGTATTAGACTATATTTTCCGACGCCTATCCTCTACTGTAAAGCAGTCGAGAGTTGCCGCTTTGTCTGGTGtgaaaatactttttaaacaTTCGGGCGAATTCGAAAACGAATGGCTATTGAAATCTATTCAACAAATCCCTCACTTTATGGAAGTAAAACCATTCATTATTCCTCAGCTTAGGGCTGCATGTCAGGTGGAGAATTGTCCGGAACTTATTATGGCCTATATTCAGTTTATTACGGCCCACACGTTAAATGATCCGGTGAATGAGATGCTTGATCATGTCATAGATATGGCACAATTAATTGTAGAGCGTAGCACAATGTTTCAACACATTATAATATCTCAGGAAGAGTATGAAATATCCCCAGATGAGAATCGGATTCAGACATTAAAATGCCTATTCGTTATGtttaataattatattatCAAATTGAGGGAATATCACGAGCCCTATGAATGGACCGAATATCCTGATCTATTGATGGTTCAATTTGAGGATGGTGTTCAGCTTCCTTTGCATATCAATATAATTCACGCATTCATTATATTGCTCACTTACTCGAACAGTAATATGCCCGAATCCATTCCAATTCTCGATTATTGGTTTCCACAGGGACGGCCACCACCCGTGGCGTTTTTACCTAGCATGCCGCAAGAGCAAATGCAACTTTTACCCGATTGGTTGAAGCTTAAAATGATTCGTTCTTCAGTTGATAGGCTAATCGAAGCCGCTTTAAACGATCTAAATCCCGATCAGATTGTTCTTTTCGTCCAAAATTTTGGAACTCCAGTCAACTCCATGTCAAAGCTATTAGCCATGCTAGATACTGCGGTTCTCGAGCAATTTGATTTAGTCAAAAATGCTATACTTAATAAAGCCTATCTAGCCCAACTTATTGAAATACAGCAGTCACGTGGTGCTAAAAATGGTCATTACACTGTCCAGGCCCTTGATTTGCATTCCCATTCGCAAACTGTTCCAGATCTACCCAAAATTGATGTACaaattttggaaaatgttGAAATAGATGATTATGACACAGGTTCAGCTGGCACCAAAGATAGTGATTCAAGACGAAAGGAAATTGTGAAGAACGTGCTTACTAAAACAGATCAGACAATCGTTTCGAGAAGTGAATATAGCAATTTAGTTCATAATCTTCTAGATGTTGTGGTCGATCCACGACATGCAAAACATGGCCTATTAGCTTCAGTCACTGAAATCGTTAGTCAATCACCCTCTCCCTCTGATAGAAAGAGTGGACATGACCATGGCAAACCTTTCAAGATGAGCCAGCGTGCGTGTACATTCTTTAGAACGTTCTTAAGTTGTAAACTAAACGTTGATAAGTATGGTTCTATTGAGAGCGCTTTTAGGAAACATTTCAATATATCGAAGCAAAATCATGCCAACTTAGATTCGCTTTACACAGAATTATATCTAGATAGTTTGATATATATGTTGAGAAGTTCAAAGCAGATTCATATACCAACTTTTAAGGCACATAACTCTTTCGCCGAAAGGAAGCGAATTATTAAGAAAATTATTCAAGGCTTCGACCATATCAATGGTCAAAATATAAAGAGTGAAGAGGACAGTAATCAGCAACTTTTTCACAATGGTCTATTCATTGATTGGCTAGCAGAGGCCGATCCTGAAATTGTTTCCACACAGCTTTTAAAAGAAAGATTCTTGTTTTCGAAATCCTGCAGTGAATTTCGTTTCTATCTGCTTTCGCTTATCAATCATCAAACTAATTGGACTACTATTGAACGTATTGCAGAGAATCTGTTTCAGGAATTCCACGGGGACTATGATTACACTACAGTTCTTAACTACTTTGAGGCATTGACCACAAATCCAAAACTATGGAAGGGCAGAGAGAAATACATGTCCAAAAATGTTGACACAGAGGCATTCTTCTTACTTGAGCCATCTGAGCTGAAACCCTTTGCCCATTTCATATTGCACGAAGGTGTTTCCGAGATAAAAGCCAATAGTAGCACAAATTATGATTTCAAATTGTGTTCGAGAATGAATCTCTTGTTCAAGCTGACAGAAAAACGTAAAGGCCATATGGTTCAAATAGTGGAGTACGTTGAAAATAGTTCAGTATCGGAATCTTTGAAACTTCAAGTATTGCAACAGTTGTACATTATGTATCCGCGCATCAAGTTCTTGACACAATCAAAGGCTGGCGAGCAAACCTACAAATTACAAACACTAAAAGGATGTCAAGCCGATAAGGTatcaaataatttaataacCTGTTTAGGTAGTTTAGTGGCGAAGAAAGATTTCGAAACCCTCTCGACAGATACTGAGTTGTTACTTAGAAAATTGGCTGCCTCGCATCCATTACTTTTCCTCCGACAATTGAGTGTACTTTCCTCTGTCATGCAGGGCAGAGCACAAAATAGTATGAAAGCACTGCGGGAAGAACATCATTTCCATCGGTTTATACAAATTCTAAGAACATTGGAACTATTACAGCCTACGATTTTCGAAGACGCCTACAAAACTGATGTTCAAACAACACTTTCGTGTTACTTTACCTTTTTCAAACATCACAGCTCAGTGAAAGAGGCCATTCAGATGTTAAGTAAATTCGTTCAGCTATTGCAGTCATATATCAATTATAATCCGGTGAGTGCCTTATCGTTTATCGAGCAATATGTTGGAATCTTGATGGAATTGGCAGCCAAGTATACCTCGTTAGAGAAACTACAAGTTTTAGTGCAAGCCGTCGCCTTGCTGCAGCATAAATCGAATGCACCCTACGAGCTTGATGATGAGGAAGTTAAGTACGAGTACGACTTAGATGAGCATGTAGAGACAAAGCCTCCTATAAATATCAAACCCGATGTTGAAGCTGTTGAAGCAAATTCCAATGCAGTTCCAGTCGATGTCGGCGCAAGGGGTTCCGGCTCCGCTGCAAATCTTACCATAGGCTCTTACAGTCGTTTGAATTATAATGATATTTCTCCACACTTTCTCGACttgattaaaattattaagcaGTCGGATGCTGAAGATGTTGTTTTGGGACCATTGCAGGAATTGGAGTGTCTCACTTCGAAACGATTTGTATTCATCAATGAGTTATTTGAACGACTATTAAGTTTAATTTTCTCTCCTAGCGCGCAAATCCGTTCGATAGcttttattatattaataaGACATTTAAAGCATAATCCGGGAAATTCCGACATTAATTTGTGCACTCTTAATGCGTACATGCAATGTCTAAGGGATGATAATTCATCTGTAGCGGCAACTGCAATTGATAATTTACCAGAGATATCTGTGCTGCTGCAGGAGCATGCGATTGAAATTTTATCGGTTGCCTTTTCGCTTGGCTTAAAATCTTGCCTTAATACTGGTTTTCAAATACGAAAAGTTTTGCAAACATTGGTGGTTCAGCATGGTTATTAG
- the LOC6640679 gene encoding CCR4-NOT transcription complex subunit 11 produces the protein MFLSIAPPLMDFEDELLWINQCNNENLNILYDKSNYVTPNTKHLIEQAFLQPLSLSDQQILFDDLLKQNRNIAHQYGLTPAKLPSLVENNPLISIEILLRLMLTTDITEYFNILVHMDITLHSMEVVNRLTTSGPLPTEFIHLYISNCISTCEGLVKDKYMQSRLVRLVCVFLQSLIRNKIVNVKELFIEIEAFCVGFSKIKEAAALYRLIKHLEIDTPQTSNTLTK, from the exons ATGTTTTTGTCAATTGCTCCACCCCTTATGGACTTTGAAGATGAATTGTTGTGGATAAATCAGTGCAACAATGAAAACCTCAACATTTTGTATGATAAATCCAACTACGTTACACCAAACACAAAACACCTGATTGAACAAGCCTTTCTCCAGCCATTAAGTCTCAGCGATCAACAGATTCTCTTCGATGATCTTCTGAAGCAAAATAGAAACATTGCCCACCAATATGGATTGACGCCAGCCAAG CTGCCTTCATTGGTGGAAAATAATCCGCTAATTTCTATCGAAATACTGTTAAGACTTATGCTGACAACCGACATAACCgaatatttcaatatattgGTACACATGGATATAACCCTACATTCCATGGAAGTTGTAAACAG GCTCACAACGTCAGGTCCTTTACCTACCGAATTTATCCATTTGTATATCAGTAATTGTATATCAACGTGTGAGGGGCTTGTTAAGGACAAATACATGCAATCACGTCTGGTACGATTAGTTTGCGTTTTTCTACAGTCCTTAATTCGAAACAAAATTGTTAATGTCAAG GAATTATTTATCGAAATTGAAGCGTTTTGTGTGGGTTTTAGCAAAATTAAGGAAGCTGCTGCTTTATACCGACTTATCAAACATTTGGAAATTGATACCCCACAAACTTCAAATACTTTAACGAAATAA
- the LOC6640678 gene encoding inner nuclear membrane protein Man1, with the protein MSTESLNRLSDIELHKRLIDSGFPNIPVTETTRALLIKKLKTHAKTEKLLKRKKVNNFVLYSKDNQDPYAQTTANLSVPGSSSDNNNDIKLSRNNQGSFYNHHYMDESDTNIPHNMITTPSSASRMYAPPPVLASNYDNDNECEPPPHTLNNMSNKYRKPCSMPCSSSNPGSPSVSVDAPGPYVSKPSNGKPNLSEGGVVNRLLSFRDSTIQRKFGYSVHVAKLPAPARNGGNNIKRFMISDLKAFFRKPDSSQYIIPQVLIALFIIFLSIITVLYVAKKFDKSPIDRAAVNFKLCSNNNEGIQLSTANEKVTCLGNELLTSALAFSEVLFQELNERAQRFHCQHEDLSPTIEVNEFVREITSRGKMAKSNVQSNLLASTYLISQNPQWMIRMTDSDQTSFELIQPSLPLKCIIVKKITRFFTVFGLIILVVLGLLLVYFAIAFYRARQRESLCAAEQLTKDIINELVYQSSISETPEIIVSQLQEKLIPPNRRSRLLSAWNRAIKMLETTDNRVHFGLILRDGKQLRTIAWSRKVDKKNFGTVKKWQSPAFDNSNKIANPPTPCLKIRHMFDASEVEQPNLKQLIVESIFEKVGPRCKICDVQLDTQSCCVYIRCASEADAGMIHNEINGWWFDKRLISIKFLRLERYLCRFPKPSGEPLL; encoded by the coding sequence ATGTCCACAGAAAGTCTAAACCGCTTGAGTGACATTGAATTACACAAAAGGCTGATTGACAGCGGTTTCCCAAATATACCAGTGACTGAGACGACGCGAGctcttttaattaaaaaactcAAGACGCATGCCAAAACCGAGAAGCTgctgaaaaggaaaaaagtaaACAACTTTGTACTCTACTCAAAGGACAATCAAGACCCTTATGCACAGACAACAGCCAATTTAAGCGTACCCGGAAGTTCGTCTGACAATAATAATGACATCAAATTAAGCAGAAATAATCAAGGATCATTTTACAATCACCATTATATGGATGAATCTGATACAAATATCCCACATAATATGATCACGACGCCGTCGTCTGCATCGAGAATGTATGCTCCCCCGCCGGTCTTGGCATCCAATTACGATAATGACAATGAATGCGAGCCCCCACCGCACACACTGAATAATATGTCCAATAAATACCGCAAGCCATGCTCTATGCCCTGCTCCAGCTCTAATCCAGGATCGCCATCTGTGTCTGTGGATGCTCCCGGCCCATATGTGAGCAAGCCATCAAATGGAAAGCCTAATCTTTCAGAGGGCGGTGTTGTCAACAGATTGCTTAGTTTTCGTGATAGCACCATACAGAGGAAATTCGGTTATTCTGTGCATGTAGCAAAGCTGCCAGCGCCCGCCAGGAATGGCGGTAATAATATTAAACGATTCATGATCTCCGATCTGAAGGCATTTTTTCGAAAACCCGATAGCAGTCAGTACATAATACCGCAAGTACTAATTGCCTTGTTCATTATATTTCTGTCAATAATAACGGTTTTGTATGTGGCTAAGAAATTCGACAAAAGCCCGATCGATCGAGCAGCGGTAAATTTCAAACTGTGCAGTAACAACAATGAAGGAATTCAATTGTCGACGGCCAACGAAAAGGTCACATGCCTTGGTAATGAGCTATTAACCAGCGCCTTGGCCTTTAGTGAGGTACTTTTCCAAGAACTTAACGAACGAGCACAGAGATTTCACTGCCAGCATGAAGATCTGTCACCCACCATTGAAGTGAATGAGTTTGTTCGTGAAATCACATCTAGAGGCAAGATGGCAAAATCTAATGTGCAAAGTAATCTCTTGGCTTCAACATATCTTATCAGTCAAAATCCGCAATGGATGATTCGGATGACAGACTCAGATCAGACATCGTTTGAGCTAATACAACCCAGTTTGCCGCTCAAATGCATTATTGTGAAGAAAATTACGCGCTTCTTTACAGTATTTGGATTAATTATCCTTGTTGTGTTGGGTCTGCTTCTTGTCTATTTTGCAATCGCATTTTATCGGGCCAGACAAAGGGAAAGCCTATGTGCAGCGGAACAATTGACCAAAGATATAATAAACGAATTAGTCTATCAGAGTTCGATATCAGAGACACCGGAGATAATTGTAAGTCAACTGCAGGAGAAGTTGATACCACCCAACAGGCGATCGAGATTGTTGTCCGCCTGGAATAGGGCTATCAAGATGCTGGAAACTACTGACAATCGTGTACATTTCGGTTTGATATTGCGTGACGGCAAACAATTGCGCACCATCGCTTGGAGTCGTAAAGTGGATAAAAAGAATTTCGGTACAGTTAAGAAATGGCAGAGTCCAGCATTTGATAACTCGAACAAGATAGCTAACCCGCCGACACCCTGTCTAAAAATCAGACACATGTTCGACGCATCCGAGGTGGAACAGCCAAATTTAAAGCAACTAATTGTCGAGTCGATTTTCGAAAAAGTTGGTCCTCGCTGTAAGATATGTGATGTCCAATTGGATACACAATCCTGCTGCGTCTATATCCGATGCGCTAGCGAAGCGGATGCTGGAATGATTCACAACGAGATCAATGGATGGTGGTTCGACAAACGATTGATATCAATCAAATTCTTAAGATTGGAACGCTACTTGTGTCGGTTTCCAAAACCCTCCGGCGAACCCTTATTATAA
- the LOC6640414 gene encoding gamma-soluble NSF attachment protein — protein sequence MSAQKKIAEAEDLVKQAEKSLKTSLLKWVPDYDSAADEYSKAATAYRIAKSYDKSKDCFLKAIDSYKNNKSWFHAAKCYEQIILLSKDADKLTEVEEYVNKACSLYQQHGSPEAAASALDKAAKLTEQKHPEMALRFYQHAGEVIMIEDSTRQAAEYASKVSRILVKLKRYEEATQALKREIGLNQQTESYGQIGRLVVALVLVQLGIGDSVEAEKSFKEWGNYCEAEEVMTLETLLQAFDDEDPELAAKMLASPFIRHMDVEYAILAKNIPLPQGIQLESKSGNTGDNAVKDNDDEGLC from the exons atGTCAgctcaaaagaaaattgctGAAGCAGAGGATTTAGTAAAACAAGCCGAGAAAAG CTTGAAGACATCTCTCTTAAAATGGGTACCAGATTATGATAGCGCAGCTGATGAATACTCCAAAGCTG CTACTGCATACCGAATAGCAAAATCGTACGATAAAAGCAAGGATTGTTTTTTAAAGGCTATAGACAgctataaaaacaacaaatcttGGTTCCATGCTGCAAAATGCTATGAACAG ATTATTTTGCTTTCAAAAGATGCTGATAAACTGACAGAAGTGGAGGAGTATGTTAACAAAGCTTGCAGTCTGTATCAGCAACATGGATCTCCTGAAGCTGCAGCATCCGCATTGGACAAAGCTGCAAAACTAACTGAGCAAAAGCATCCAGAAATGGCTCTTCGATTCTATCAACATGCTGGCGAAGTGATAATG ATTGAGGACTCCACCCGACAAGCAGCCGAATATGCGTCTAAAGTATCTAGAATTTTAGTCAAGTTGAAACG TTACGAGGAGGCTACCCAAGCTCTGAAAAGGGAAATTGGATTAAATCAGCAAACTGAATCTTATGGCCAAATTGGTCGCTTGGTTGTAGCTTTGGTGTTGGTACAATTGGGAATTGGTGATTCAGTGGAAGCTGAAAAATCCTTTAAAGAATGGGGCAATTATTGTGAAGCCGAAGAAGTAATGACACTTGAAACACTTTTGCAAGCTTTTGATGATGAAGATCCCGAACTAGCAGCAAAAATGCTAGCATCACCCTTTATACGACACATGGATGTCGAATATGCCATTTTAGCCAAAAACATTCCATTGCCACAAGGCATTCAGCTGGAAAGCAAATCAGGAAATACTGGAGATAAT GCCGTCAAAGACAACGATGACGAAGGATTATGCTAA